A stretch of the Artemia franciscana unplaced genomic scaffold, ASM3288406v1 Scaffold_1158, whole genome shotgun sequence genome encodes the following:
- the LOC136042348 gene encoding mRNA export factor GLE1-like: MKEDMYTNVDVCRLLIPNRTDTPIMKSFDVGEVLSDVSAKSSRNRLLEHLKSSKYGKLKYGQQAKFHFECQPGHKTYAASEEEFQLKKLILEIEEVLNGLISKITEVFLLHQRKNRLLLASVSYIKKVCEIQETILTCLQRFPENVMQDLDMVIENLNSVMEAWCLEMNSFEREAPSQKYSSSLQTSYPLSDLTSIQNSFNSLSNPPAPRSNKVTYILYFILNIIMSLFSWDTVCNENQKEQMNLEAMDVTEHQEEKRKYELFMEQMMENLKDFIDSSAKITKELRLCHLGMFFGSQVTPFLIKYNERRYEMLQLILRVSMSDFEEIEMNTAVLIVDGLENLVSELVQDIGTITFKNEEFVERNEKRDVKLLSWRVPVEVQETHDESLIARKLNLENKQNEEIKDTYVVDLSLWESFYAQKALEKRDEQSRIFAEAKIDDKILAFQTKMQEEEKRFAVECKHKEIEAKLRQEDLDRLEAEDLDRLELEAERRAFEFKEEYDKIWETLMVNFEADLMAKEAETFRRDNLQEEEEENMRIKDLQNAFATANIEVKTTDEEEMSSRVPAMRVEKSRQRDSKTEAVILPQSRELFHRDLQEFLRKYEDKVLKLCEDRNTKHVRDNTKKFIQTILNTITPSDSRGFAEKLEKLKHLLSGKSVVDQTNKIFSIPDFLAPFAVLKLVEKFLKRGDLNGHETTLMCAKLITSLMSDFSEFEKVMLASFNKTCPYLVPFFPSKFEGQSKEDYYRCRGYHCEGGEIEEPNKFLKRMEAVSRLYFSLFVQPNQNVMPLLNAQEWISLILKTEPEVDMTATLLNVYLEVCYPKLLQLQSERTMELLTNLAERYLPRIKAVTPEGHGGPIQRLELLLEKNLKGQRR; encoded by the coding sequence ATGAAAGAGGATATGTATACAAACGTAGATGTGTGTCGGTTGCTGATTCCAAACAGAACCGATACACCCATTATGAAATCTTTTGATGTTGGAGAAGTTTTAAGTGATGTGTCTGCTAAATCCTCCAGAAATAGGCTTTTAGAACATCTGAAAAGCTCCAAATATGGGAAACTGAAATATGGTCAGCAggctaaatttcattttgagtGTCAACCTGGACATAAAACCTATGCAGCATCGGAAGAAGAATTTCAACTTAAAAAGTTAATCTTAGAAATTGAAGAAGTATTGAATGGATTAATCAGCAAGATTACTGAAGTGTTTTTGTTACATCAAAGAAAAAATCGTCTGCTTTTGGCTAGTGTCTCTTATATTAAGAAGGTCTGTGAAATTCAAGAAACAATACTTACTTGTTTACAAAGATTCCCAGAAAACGTTATGCAAGATCTAGATATGGTTATAGAGAATTTAAATAGTGTAATGGAAGCATGGTGTTTGGAAATGAATTCATTTGAGAGGGAGGCACCCAGCCAGAAATATTCCAGCAGTCTTCAGACGTCATACCCACTTTCAGATCTTACTTCAATACAAAACTCCTTCAATAGTTTGTCTAATCCACCTGCGCCCAGAAGTAATAAAGTTACCTACATTCTCTATTTCATATTGAATATAATCATGTCTCTTTTTAGCTGGGATACAGTCTGtaatgaaaaccaaaaagaacaaatgaacTTGGAGGCTATGGATGTTACAGAACaccaagaagaaaaaagaaaatatgagcTCTTTATGGAACAGATGATGGAAAATTTAAAGGATTTTATTGATTCTTCAGCCAAAATTACAAAGGAATTACGGTTATGTCACTTGGGCATGTTTTTTGGGTCACAAGTAACCCCCTTTTTAATCAAGTATAACGAAAGGAGATATGAAATGCTGCAGCTTATTTTAAGAGTCTCCATgtctgattttgaagaaatagaaATGAACACAGCAGTTTTGATTGTAGATGGCTTGGAAAATCTTGTTTCAGAGCTAGTTCAAGATATTGGCACGATTACTTTCAAAAATGAAGAGTTTgtagaaagaaatgaaaaaagagatGTTAAATTATTAAGTTGGAGAGTTCCAGTAGAAGTTCAAGAAACTCATGATGAATCTTTGATAGCAAGAaagttaaatttagaaaataaacaaaacgaaGAAATAAAGGACACATATGTGGTTGACCTGTCTCTTTGGGAAAGTTTTTATGCACAGAAAGCTCTTGAGAAAAGAGACGAACAGTCAAGAATATTTGCTGAGGCCAAGATTGACGATAAAATCCTCGCATTTCAAACGAAAatgcaagaagaagaaaagcGATTTGCAGTTGAGTGCAAGCATAAAGAAATTGAGGCTAAGCTTAGACAAGAAGATCTAGACAGACTTGAGGCAGAAGATCTAGACAGACTTGAGCTTGAGGCAGAAAGAAGAgcttttgaatttaaagaggAATATGATAAAATATGGGAGACATTGATGGTCAATTTTGAGGCTGATTTGATGGCTAAAGAAGCAGAAACGTTTAGAAGAGACAACCTACAGGAGGAAGAAGAGGAGAACATGAGGATAAAGGATTTACAAAATGCTTTTGCGACGGCAAATATTGAGGTAAAAACAACTGATGAAGAAGAAATGTCGTCAAGGGTGCCAGCGATGAGAGTCGAAAAATCAAGACAGAGGGACTCGAAAACTGAAGCTGTCATTTTGCCACAATCAAGGGAACTTTTCCATAGAGATTTACAAGAATTCCTAAGAAAGTATGAAGACAAAGTCTTAAAATTGTGTGAAGATCGTAACACCAAACATGTTCGAGACAATACCAAGAAATTTATACAAACAATATTGAACACAATCACGCCATCTGATTCACGAGGATTTGCTGAGAAGCTGGAAAAGCTTAAACACCTCTTGTCTGGAAAGTCTGTGGTagatcaaacaaacaaaatattctcTATTCCTGATTTTCTTGCACCCTTTGCTGTTCTGAAATTAGTAGAGAAGTTTTTGAAGCGAGGTGATTTGAACGGGCATGAAACTACTTTAATGTGTGCCAAGCTCATTACGTCCCTGATGTCAGACTTCTCAGAATTCGAGAAGGTCATGCTTGCCAGCTTTAACAAAACTTGTCCTTATCTAGTGCCATTCTTTCCATCTAAATTTGAAGGCCAATCTAAAGAGGATTACTATCGGTGTCGGGGTTATCACTGTGAAGGTGGGGAAATTGAGGAgccaaataaatttttgaagcgGATGGAAGCAGTGTCTcgtttatatttttcccttttcgTCCAACCCAATCAGAATGTGATGCCTTTACTTAATGCCCAGGAATGGATTTCCTTGATTCTCAAAACAGAACCAGAAGTGGATATGACTGCAACACTACTGAATGTTTATCTTGAAGTATGTTATCCAAAACTGTTACAACTGCAGTCTGAAAGGACAATGGAGTTACTAACTAACCTGGCTGAAAGATACTTACCACGAATTAAAGCAGTCACACCTGAAGGTCATGGTGGCCCCATCCAGAGACTGGAATTGCTTCTGGAGAAGAATTTGAAAGGACAAAGAAGGTGA